One window from the genome of Haladaptatus paucihalophilus DX253 encodes:
- a CDS encoding VOC family protein encodes MHSPTRLFHLHFNTPDVSHAEAELDAHGLPPYQRFGQVDGEFHSLDASDPVPDGFRLRLQNAQRGYVNVTIAPGRRPHFDHLGLCTSDFDAICDRANEAGWSVRDRDGRRTFVMTPWGFRVELHRDGSDVEADLGSWDDARFERVELAVSDPDAEDEFRAVFGEIPGLVFRQDTDDDGVRVPRFELGGSAFSAGETVESTSFL; translated from the coding sequence ATGCACTCCCCGACGCGACTCTTTCATCTCCATTTCAACACGCCCGACGTGAGCCACGCGGAAGCCGAACTCGACGCGCACGGACTGCCGCCCTACCAGCGCTTCGGGCAGGTCGATGGCGAATTTCACTCACTCGACGCGAGCGACCCGGTTCCGGACGGGTTCCGCCTTCGCCTCCAGAACGCCCAACGCGGCTACGTCAACGTCACGATTGCGCCGGGACGGCGACCGCACTTCGACCATCTCGGACTCTGTACCTCCGACTTCGACGCGATTTGTGACCGGGCGAACGAAGCGGGGTGGTCGGTCCGTGACCGCGACGGGAGACGCACGTTCGTCATGACACCGTGGGGGTTCCGCGTCGAACTGCACCGCGACGGAAGCGACGTGGAGGCCGACCTCGGGTCGTGGGACGACGCGCGGTTCGAGCGCGTCGAACTCGCTGTTTCCGACCCCGACGCCGAAGACGAATTCCGAGCGGTGTTCGGGGAGATACCGGGACTGGTGTTTCGGCAGGATACCGACGATGATGGCGTACGCGTTCCACGGTTCGAACTCGGCGGTTCGGCGTTCTCCGCGGGAGAAACGGTCGAAAGTACGTCGTTCCTCTGA
- a CDS encoding FKBP-type peptidyl-prolyl cis-trans isomerase, whose protein sequence is MSDEQEADATEEETAETQEGLQEGDFINLDYTARTVEDGDLVDTTSEEVAEEEDVETEGRDFGPRTIVLGAGHIFEDVEEEIFGKEAGDEGTATVELAFGEYDNEEVRTVSADKISEEDRYPGANVNVDGQQGYVETIIGGRARVDFNHPLAGEDLEYEYEIVDEVEDAEEKAKGLFSMYIDADLDMWLQTDEEEEEVENEDGETETETVEKETLYIEATPQLSMNQQWMFQKQQIAQDVIDRLDLDRVIVQETIDGAGAGMMGGMGGMGGMGGADLEEALEDVDIDEDELVEELEEEGDDEAEDVEE, encoded by the coding sequence ATGAGTGACGAACAAGAGGCTGACGCGACCGAGGAAGAGACCGCAGAAACACAGGAGGGGCTGCAGGAAGGAGACTTCATCAACCTCGATTACACCGCACGAACCGTCGAGGACGGCGATCTCGTCGACACGACCAGCGAAGAGGTCGCCGAGGAAGAGGACGTAGAGACGGAGGGCCGCGACTTCGGTCCCCGAACCATCGTCCTCGGTGCCGGTCACATCTTCGAAGACGTCGAAGAGGAAATCTTCGGCAAGGAAGCGGGCGACGAGGGAACCGCTACCGTCGAACTCGCGTTCGGCGAGTACGACAACGAGGAGGTCCGCACGGTCAGCGCCGACAAGATTTCCGAGGAGGACCGCTACCCCGGCGCAAACGTCAACGTCGACGGCCAGCAGGGCTACGTCGAGACCATCATCGGCGGCCGCGCACGCGTCGACTTCAACCACCCGCTCGCGGGTGAAGACCTCGAATACGAGTACGAAATCGTCGACGAAGTGGAGGACGCAGAGGAGAAGGCGAAGGGCCTCTTCTCGATGTACATCGACGCCGACCTCGACATGTGGCTGCAGACGGACGAGGAAGAGGAAGAAGTCGAGAACGAGGACGGCGAAACGGAGACCGAGACGGTCGAGAAGGAAACCCTCTACATCGAGGCGACGCCGCAGCTGTCGATGAACCAGCAGTGGATGTTCCAGAAGCAGCAGATCGCACAGGACGTCATCGACCGCCTCGACCTCGACCGCGTTATCGTGCAGGAGACCATCGACGGCGCCGGTGCCGGTATGATGGGCGGCATGGGCGGAATGGGTGGCATGGGCGGTGCCGACCTCGAAGAAGCCCTCGAAGACGTCGATATCGACGAGGACGAACTCGTCGAGGAACTCGAAGAGGAAGGCGACGACGAAGCCGAAGACGTCGAAGAGTAA
- a CDS encoding helix-turn-helix transcriptional regulator, giving the protein METPETVAFLAGSPERLRLLTHLRESPGSPRDVADSLDVSRRSAQRNLSEFADRGWVRKRDGKYALTPSGELVTRTHANYVETLGTIERFDAFFRHLPDATHLPDPAWLHDATLVVASADQPQAPVSHYVSRLRSRKTDSIRMLAPVLSRLYHDVHAELVFEGVETELVMPADTLETARSLNPLEFRLVRRAIDIYRHDGPVEFGVTLGDGWALAGAYNDDGQLRALVECTHPAFFEWAEELYRRYRKESRPVG; this is encoded by the coding sequence ATGGAAACGCCAGAGACGGTCGCGTTTCTCGCGGGATCGCCGGAGCGGTTGCGCTTGCTCACCCATCTCCGCGAGTCACCCGGGTCTCCGCGCGACGTCGCTGATTCGCTCGACGTCTCTCGCCGGAGCGCCCAACGGAACCTCTCGGAGTTCGCCGACCGCGGATGGGTGCGAAAACGTGACGGAAAGTACGCCCTCACCCCGAGCGGCGAACTCGTCACGCGAACGCACGCGAACTACGTCGAGACGCTGGGGACCATCGAGCGGTTCGACGCGTTCTTCCGCCATCTCCCAGACGCGACCCACCTTCCCGACCCTGCGTGGTTGCACGACGCCACCCTCGTCGTCGCGTCGGCGGACCAGCCACAGGCTCCGGTGAGCCACTACGTGAGCCGACTCCGCTCGCGGAAGACCGACTCGATTCGGATGCTCGCGCCCGTCCTGAGCCGCCTGTATCACGACGTTCACGCGGAACTCGTGTTCGAGGGCGTCGAGACGGAACTCGTCATGCCCGCCGACACGCTCGAAACCGCGCGCTCGCTCAACCCGCTCGAATTCAGGCTCGTTCGCCGCGCCATCGACATCTACCGACACGATGGTCCCGTCGAGTTCGGGGTGACGCTCGGCGACGGGTGGGCGCTCGCGGGGGCCTACAACGACGACGGACAGCTTCGGGCGCTCGTGGAGTGTACTCATCCCGCCTTCTTCGAGTGGGCCGAGGAACTGTACCGACGGTATCGAAAGGAGTCCCGACCCGTCGGGTGA
- a CDS encoding phosphopantetheine adenylyltransferase, translating into MDVALGGTFDPVHDGHRALFERAFELGDVTVGLTSDDLAPATRNVDRYVRPFEERKRALESELRDFADDYDREFDVRKLTEPTGIATEEQFDVLIVSPETKHGGERINELRAERGFDPLEIVVVPHVTAEDGDIISSTRIVAGEIDEHGNLTPDSDGRN; encoded by the coding sequence ATGGACGTTGCGTTGGGTGGGACGTTTGATCCGGTTCACGACGGACACCGGGCGTTGTTCGAGCGAGCGTTCGAGTTGGGCGACGTCACCGTCGGATTGACGAGCGACGACCTCGCCCCGGCGACTCGAAACGTGGATAGATACGTCCGCCCGTTCGAGGAGCGGAAGCGCGCCCTCGAATCCGAACTCCGAGATTTCGCGGACGACTACGACCGCGAGTTCGACGTACGGAAACTCACCGAACCGACCGGCATCGCCACGGAGGAGCAGTTCGACGTGCTCATCGTCTCCCCCGAGACGAAACACGGCGGCGAACGAATCAACGAACTCCGTGCTGAGCGCGGCTTCGACCCCCTCGAAATCGTCGTGGTCCCGCACGTCACGGCCGAGGACGGCGACATCATCTCCAGCACGCGCATCGTCGCCGGGGAAATCGACGAACACGGAAACCTGACCCCCGACAGCGACGGGCGCAACTGA
- a CDS encoding transcription initiation factor IIB family protein, which translates to MYRARDQVENESWLTELQQAADRLDLETAARSRAADLFLSTVSDAEDPEDRSKRAVAAASLYAGSLIESDQRSQQAVADAIGVSRLTIQQRWKTVLEEAGLQPPSW; encoded by the coding sequence GTGTATCGGGCTCGTGACCAAGTGGAAAACGAATCGTGGCTCACCGAACTCCAACAGGCCGCCGACCGTCTCGACCTCGAAACCGCCGCTCGGTCGCGGGCAGCAGACCTCTTTCTCTCGACGGTCTCCGATGCCGAGGACCCCGAAGACCGCTCGAAACGCGCGGTCGCCGCGGCCAGTCTGTACGCGGGGTCGCTCATCGAGAGCGACCAGCGCTCACAGCAGGCGGTCGCGGACGCCATCGGCGTCTCTCGATTGACGATTCAACAGCGCTGGAAGACGGTCCTCGAAGAGGCGGGGCTTCAACCGCCGTCGTGGTAG
- a CDS encoding RNA-binding protein, whose translation MASVPFHYIDLRAFCYATEDDQRVEDALRAYLPEDAEIERMKSEGHLGDRILILSARVENADEMRHILGRLRELDDIEDLRDELDQRVDDNCSFFVSLDKQAAYRDEIELGDGITLRAKVEAYPAKKDAAVENARKALS comes from the coding sequence ATGGCTAGCGTTCCGTTTCACTACATCGACCTGCGGGCATTCTGCTATGCGACCGAAGACGACCAGCGCGTCGAGGATGCTCTCCGCGCGTACCTCCCCGAAGACGCCGAAATCGAGCGAATGAAAAGCGAGGGCCACCTCGGCGACCGCATCCTCATCCTCTCGGCGCGGGTGGAGAACGCGGACGAGATGCGTCACATCCTCGGCAGACTCCGCGAACTCGACGACATCGAGGACCTGCGCGACGAACTCGACCAGCGCGTGGACGACAACTGCTCGTTTTTCGTCTCGCTCGACAAGCAAGCCGCCTACCGCGACGAAATCGAACTCGGCGACGGAATCACCCTCCGCGCGAAAGTCGAAGCCTACCCCGCGAAGAAGGACGCCGCGGTCGAGAACGCCCGAAAAGCGCTGTCGTAA
- a CDS encoding NUDIX hydrolase gives MTLDELWFLATEAEQRAEQAYHRLTERHTEFLEFTRNYEVSRGRFRTLANRVSESGAPYGAHTIVYRPSRELLLVWHAGVDMWVLPGGGIQADETYREAAERELGEEAGVEADYEGLAIATRTAIRCGDYSTWGVLPVFQACAETTTPTLCDPDGEITDAKWFAELPENTRDREQLVKWREEKFSSRA, from the coding sequence ATGACGCTCGATGAGCTGTGGTTTCTCGCGACCGAGGCCGAACAACGGGCGGAACAGGCCTATCACCGTCTGACGGAACGACACACGGAGTTTCTGGAGTTCACGCGAAACTACGAGGTGTCCCGCGGTCGGTTTCGCACGCTCGCCAACCGCGTGTCCGAAAGCGGTGCACCGTACGGTGCACACACCATCGTCTACCGCCCGTCCCGCGAACTCCTCCTCGTCTGGCACGCCGGGGTAGATATGTGGGTACTCCCCGGCGGCGGCATTCAAGCGGACGAGACCTACCGCGAGGCCGCGGAGCGTGAACTCGGCGAGGAAGCGGGTGTCGAAGCCGATTACGAGGGATTGGCGATTGCGACCCGGACGGCGATTCGGTGCGGCGACTACTCGACGTGGGGCGTCCTCCCGGTGTTTCAGGCCTGTGCGGAAACGACGACGCCGACGCTGTGTGACCCCGACGGCGAGATAACGGACGCGAAGTGGTTCGCCGAACTCCCGGAGAACACCCGCGACCGCGAGCAACTGGTGAAGTGGAGAGAAGAGAAATTCAGTTCCCGTGCGTAA
- a CDS encoding acyl-CoA dehydrogenase, whose protein sequence is MDFSLSAEQKQIRDMVAEFVDEEIKPRASEIDETDEFPSDLVSEMADLGLMGMPFPEEYGGAGLDYHSYAIGLEEISRGSGGLGTIVAAHTSLAGNMLYEFGNEEQKQEYLTPLNQGTDIGAFALSEPGAGSDVPAMDTTAEKDGDEYVLNGGKLWISNGSVADTVTVFAKTDPDAGNKGISSFVVRPEEDDGFHVEGTEHKLGDKGCPTAELRFSDLRIPEDRLLGEEGDGFVHALKTLNGGRITIAARSIGLARAARDDALEYAQQREQFDRPISDFQTIQHKLADMDTKVQAAKLLMHRAADRKIRGEDFIKHAAQAKLFASEISREVANEGIQIHGGYGYTTDFDVERYYRDAKLNEIYEGTSEVLRNTIAAQMMD, encoded by the coding sequence ATGGACTTCAGTCTCTCCGCAGAGCAGAAACAGATCCGGGATATGGTCGCGGAGTTCGTTGACGAGGAGATCAAACCTCGCGCGTCGGAAATCGACGAAACCGACGAGTTCCCCAGCGACCTCGTCTCGGAGATGGCAGATCTCGGCCTGATGGGCATGCCCTTCCCCGAGGAGTACGGCGGGGCCGGACTCGATTACCACTCCTACGCCATCGGTCTCGAAGAGATTTCGCGGGGGAGCGGCGGCCTCGGCACCATCGTCGCGGCCCACACCAGCCTCGCGGGTAACATGCTCTACGAGTTCGGGAACGAGGAGCAAAAACAGGAGTACCTCACGCCGCTCAACCAAGGCACCGACATCGGAGCGTTCGCCCTCTCGGAACCCGGCGCGGGAAGCGACGTCCCGGCGATGGACACCACGGCCGAGAAGGACGGCGACGAGTACGTCCTCAACGGCGGCAAACTCTGGATTTCGAACGGCTCCGTCGCCGACACCGTGACCGTCTTCGCCAAGACGGACCCCGATGCCGGTAACAAGGGAATCTCGTCGTTCGTCGTCCGCCCCGAGGAGGACGACGGCTTCCACGTCGAGGGAACCGAACACAAACTCGGCGACAAGGGTTGTCCGACGGCGGAACTCCGGTTCAGCGACCTTCGGATCCCCGAGGACCGCCTGCTCGGTGAGGAGGGCGACGGGTTCGTCCACGCGCTGAAGACGCTCAACGGCGGGCGTATCACCATCGCCGCGCGGAGCATCGGCCTCGCCCGCGCCGCGCGGGACGACGCGCTCGAATACGCCCAACAGCGCGAGCAGTTCGACCGGCCCATCAGCGACTTCCAGACCATCCAGCACAAACTGGCCGACATGGACACGAAGGTACAGGCCGCCAAACTGCTCATGCACCGCGCCGCCGACCGCAAGATTCGGGGCGAGGACTTCATCAAGCACGCCGCACAGGCCAAACTGTTCGCCAGCGAAATCTCGCGCGAAGTCGCCAACGAAGGGATTCAGATCCACGGCGGCTACGGCTACACGACGGATTTCGACGTGGAACGCTACTACCGCGACGCCAAACTGAACGAGATATACGAGGGAACGAGCGAAGTCCTCCGGAACACCATCGCGGCGCAGATGATGGACTAA
- a CDS encoding tRNA (cytidine(56)-2'-O)-methyltransferase has product MHDEPSVTVVRLGHRPGRDERMTTHVGLTARALGADRVVLPDNAGQSQETIRDITDRFGGPFEVELSGSQKALIRNWEGTVVHLTMYGERVQDVETEIRDAHADEPLLVVVGAEKVSFDVYEAADWNVGVTNQPHSEVAGLAVFLDRLFDGRELDREWEDAQQRVIPKETGKQVEPVGEKE; this is encoded by the coding sequence ATGCACGACGAACCGTCGGTCACGGTCGTCCGTCTCGGCCACCGACCCGGACGCGACGAACGGATGACCACACACGTCGGACTCACCGCCCGCGCGTTGGGTGCGGACCGCGTGGTCCTTCCCGACAACGCGGGACAATCGCAGGAGACCATCCGCGACATCACCGACCGCTTCGGCGGCCCGTTCGAGGTCGAACTGTCCGGCAGTCAGAAGGCGCTCATCCGAAACTGGGAGGGAACCGTCGTCCACCTCACGATGTACGGCGAGCGCGTACAGGACGTGGAAACCGAGATTCGGGACGCACACGCGGACGAACCGCTCCTCGTCGTCGTCGGGGCGGAGAAAGTTTCGTTCGACGTGTACGAAGCCGCCGACTGGAACGTCGGCGTGACCAACCAACCGCACTCCGAAGTCGCCGGACTCGCCGTCTTCCTCGACCGGTTGTTCGACGGCCGGGAACTCGACCGGGAATGGGAGGACGCCCAACAGCGCGTCATCCCCAAGGAGACGGGAAAGCAGGTCGAACCCGTCGGCGAGAAGGAGTAA
- a CDS encoding NAD-dependent epimerase/dehydratase family protein, giving the protein MQLSGKRVLVTGGAGLVGSQMVDDLVADNDVVVADDLSNGVESSVHDDAEFVQADLTDESAVEAVIDGSFDAVFHFAAADKYVNTDDPRPQFEENGEMTYNILERMDEVGVTNFAFTSSSTVYGEAPRPTPEDYAPLEPISIYGSAKLSEEALLSTFAHSYDFTVWNFRFANIVGPRFGAGVVPDFVEKLDENPDVLTILGNGLQEKSYMHVTECTEAMRYVVENADDAMNTYNLGTRTTTSVNAIADIVADVMDLDPEYEYTGGDRGWTGDVPKMRLSIEKLSALGWTPAQSSDEAVRRAAEQLYDRLD; this is encoded by the coding sequence ATGCAACTCTCCGGTAAACGAGTTCTCGTAACCGGCGGTGCCGGTTTGGTTGGTTCCCAGATGGTCGACGACCTCGTCGCGGACAACGACGTGGTGGTCGCGGACGACCTCTCCAACGGAGTCGAGTCGTCCGTTCACGACGACGCCGAGTTCGTTCAGGCCGATTTAACCGACGAATCCGCCGTCGAGGCGGTCATCGACGGCTCCTTCGATGCCGTCTTCCATTTCGCCGCGGCGGATAAGTACGTCAACACCGACGACCCGCGGCCCCAGTTCGAGGAGAACGGCGAGATGACGTACAACATTCTCGAACGCATGGACGAGGTCGGCGTGACGAACTTCGCGTTTACGTCCTCCTCGACGGTGTACGGCGAGGCCCCGCGGCCGACGCCCGAAGATTACGCGCCGCTCGAACCCATCAGCATCTACGGGTCGGCGAAACTCTCGGAGGAGGCGCTCCTCTCAACGTTCGCCCACTCCTACGATTTCACCGTGTGGAACTTCCGATTCGCCAACATCGTCGGTCCGCGGTTCGGCGCGGGCGTCGTCCCGGACTTCGTGGAGAAGTTGGACGAGAACCCCGACGTGCTGACCATCCTCGGGAACGGACTCCAGGAGAAATCCTACATGCACGTCACCGAGTGCACCGAAGCGATGCGCTACGTCGTCGAGAACGCCGACGATGCGATGAACACCTACAACCTCGGGACGCGGACGACCACCTCGGTCAACGCCATCGCCGACATCGTGGCGGACGTGATGGACCTCGACCCCGAGTACGAGTACACCGGCGGCGACCGCGGGTGGACGGGCGACGTGCCGAAGATGCGACTGTCCATCGAGAAACTGTCCGCGCTGGGGTGGACGCCCGCACAGAGCAGCGACGAAGCGGTTCGTCGGGCGGCCGAGCAGTTGTACGATAGACTCGACTGA
- a CDS encoding BsuPI-related putative proteinase inhibitor: MTLESEVTATPTGGAVEFELTVRNPDADSRNVTFRSGLKADFAVLEDGAEIWRASDGKMFTQALQSESFDPDTERTYPGEWPDPSPGQYTVVATLEIMDEDVEARTDFSV; this comes from the coding sequence ATGACGCTCGAAAGCGAGGTGACGGCGACGCCGACCGGCGGAGCCGTCGAGTTCGAACTGACGGTTCGAAACCCGGACGCCGATTCGCGGAACGTGACGTTCAGAAGCGGACTCAAGGCGGATTTCGCCGTCCTCGAAGACGGTGCGGAGATCTGGCGCGCGAGCGACGGAAAGATGTTCACGCAGGCGCTCCAATCCGAGTCGTTCGACCCGGATACGGAGCGGACCTATCCGGGTGAGTGGCCGGACCCCAGTCCGGGCCAGTACACCGTCGTCGCAACGCTCGAAATCATGGACGAGGACGTGGAAGCGCGGACGGACTTTTCGGTCTGA
- a CDS encoding S8 family peptidase — MPRNKNGVSRRNVLKVTGGATAGLAVTGFANAKPSDRVRVNIGYTGESGRRAALDAASVVHHDFSFDAVTLEVPKRAITALEQRSEVRYVEEDGTMHAYAQTLPWGVDRVDADAAHDSGYTGSGADIAIIDTGIDASHPDLDNNLGSGTSYVGSSWDDDNGHGTHCAGIAAAEDNGQGVVGVAPEATLHAVKVLNSNGSGSYSDIAAGVEYVANQGWDVGSMSLGGSSGSSALKDAVSYAYDNGVFLATAAGNSGPCSNCVGYPAVYSECVAISSTNDSDGLSYFSSTGPEVELAAPGSSIYSTYYGDSYDTLSGTSMACPHVAGAAGILMGQLGYSNTGARSRLNNTAENLGLSSNQQGNGLLDVYSAI; from the coding sequence ATGCCACGCAACAAAAACGGCGTTTCACGACGTAACGTTCTCAAGGTCACAGGCGGTGCGACGGCAGGACTCGCCGTCACCGGTTTCGCAAACGCGAAGCCGAGCGATAGAGTACGGGTCAACATCGGCTATACGGGCGAATCGGGGCGACGGGCGGCGCTCGATGCGGCATCGGTGGTTCACCACGACTTCTCGTTCGACGCGGTTACGCTCGAAGTACCCAAGCGCGCCATCACGGCACTGGAACAGCGAAGCGAGGTACGCTACGTCGAGGAAGACGGGACGATGCACGCGTACGCACAGACGCTTCCGTGGGGTGTCGACCGCGTGGACGCGGATGCCGCCCACGACTCCGGGTACACGGGGTCGGGTGCCGACATCGCCATCATCGACACCGGTATCGACGCCTCGCATCCCGACCTCGACAACAACCTCGGTAGCGGAACGTCCTACGTCGGGTCGAGCTGGGACGACGACAACGGCCACGGAACCCACTGCGCCGGTATCGCGGCCGCCGAAGACAACGGACAGGGCGTCGTCGGCGTCGCGCCCGAGGCCACGCTCCACGCCGTCAAAGTCCTGAACAGCAACGGAAGCGGTTCGTACTCCGATATCGCGGCGGGTGTCGAGTACGTCGCGAACCAAGGCTGGGACGTCGGGAGTATGAGCCTCGGCGGTTCGTCCGGTTCCTCGGCGCTCAAGGACGCGGTTTCGTACGCCTACGATAACGGCGTGTTCCTCGCCACGGCGGCCGGTAACTCGGGTCCGTGCTCGAACTGCGTGGGCTATCCGGCGGTGTACAGCGAGTGCGTGGCTATCAGCTCGACGAACGATTCGGACGGCCTCTCGTACTTCTCCAGTACCGGTCCGGAAGTCGAACTCGCCGCGCCCGGCAGCAGCATCTACTCGACCTACTACGGGGACAGCTACGACACTCTCTCGGGAACCTCGATGGCCTGCCCACACGTCGCCGGTGCCGCGGGCATCCTGATGGGACAGCTCGGCTACTCCAACACCGGCGCGCGAAGCCGACTCAACAACACGGCGGAGAACCTCGGCCTGTCCAGCAACCAGCAGGGTAACGGCCTGCTCGACGTGTACTCCGCGATCTGA
- a CDS encoding S8 family peptidase yields the protein MSKEIKNATRRSVLKATGVSMVGVGASGVAAGKRELRGVNIGFESRAGRRLALESANDVVREFSGIDAVTIRVPEAAISALESAPGVTYVEENGTMHALGETLPWGVDRVDGEVATANGATGTGVDVAVVDTGIDANHPDLQANVGSGKSFVGSSWSDDNGHGTHVAGTIAAVDNYSGVVGVAPGATLHAVKVLSSTGAGSYSDIAAGIEWAADHGHDVINLSLGGSSSSSTVDAAVQYAYDNGCLLVGAAGGSGPCSGGCVGYPASASEVIAVSATNQSDDIASFSSRGPEIELAAPGQDIESTYWDDTYETLSGTSMATAHVSGAAAQVMAAGYSNTGARQRLRDTAEDLGLSSDEQGYGLVDVAAALGFDSSNN from the coding sequence ATGTCGAAAGAAATCAAGAATGCGACGCGACGAAGCGTGCTGAAAGCGACCGGCGTATCGATGGTTGGCGTCGGTGCGAGCGGCGTCGCCGCCGGAAAACGCGAACTTCGGGGAGTGAACATCGGGTTCGAAAGTCGGGCAGGTCGTCGGCTGGCTCTCGAATCGGCGAACGACGTCGTTCGGGAGTTCTCGGGCATCGACGCGGTGACGATTCGTGTCCCGGAGGCCGCGATTTCCGCGCTCGAATCGGCACCGGGCGTGACCTATGTGGAGGAGAACGGCACGATGCACGCCCTCGGCGAAACCCTTCCGTGGGGCGTGGACCGCGTGGATGGCGAGGTCGCAACCGCGAACGGTGCGACCGGAACCGGGGTGGACGTGGCGGTCGTGGACACCGGCATCGACGCGAACCATCCCGACCTGCAGGCGAACGTCGGGTCCGGGAAATCCTTCGTCGGGAGTTCGTGGAGCGACGACAACGGCCACGGGACGCACGTCGCGGGCACTATCGCGGCCGTCGATAACTACAGCGGCGTCGTCGGCGTCGCGCCCGGGGCCACGCTCCACGCCGTGAAGGTTCTCAGCAGCACCGGGGCGGGGTCGTACTCCGATATCGCGGCCGGTATCGAGTGGGCGGCCGACCACGGACACGACGTCATCAACCTGAGCCTCGGCGGGTCGTCGAGTTCCTCGACGGTCGATGCCGCCGTGCAGTACGCCTACGACAACGGATGTCTCCTCGTCGGTGCGGCGGGCGGGTCCGGGCCGTGCAGCGGCGGTTGCGTCGGCTATCCGGCCTCGGCGTCGGAAGTCATCGCGGTGAGTGCGACGAATCAAAGCGACGACATCGCCAGCTTTTCGAGCAGAGGACCGGAGATAGAACTCGCCGCACCCGGTCAGGACATCGAATCGACGTACTGGGACGACACCTACGAGACCCTCTCGGGCACGTCGATGGCAACGGCACACGTCTCCGGCGCGGCCGCCCAAGTGATGGCCGCGGGCTACTCGAACACCGGCGCACGACAGCGATTGCGCGACACCGCGGAGGACCTCGGCTTATCGAGCGACGAACAGGGCTACGGCCTCGTAGACGTCGCTGCAGCACTGGGATTCGATTCGAGCAATAACTGA